In Halopseudomonas nanhaiensis, a single window of DNA contains:
- the treZ gene encoding malto-oligosyltrehalose trehalohydrolase has product MPQQLPRHGAHLLDPRTTRFALWAPDAREVSVELDTGNISNLQPGTDGWFSAEVPCPAGTGYRFLIDGQLRVPDPASRAQIGDVHGFSKVVDHAAFEWTTQGWKGRPWHETIIYELHAGLLGGFSGVESYLPYLKELGITAIELMPLGEFPGARNWGYDGVLPFAPECSYGSPDDLKRLVDKAHAHGLMVYVDVVYNHFGPDGNYLHAYAETFFRDDIQTPWGPSIDFRRAEVRDYFCENALMWIMDYRIDGLRLDAVHAISEKDFLIELARRVREAAGPERHVHLVLENEDNSASLLERGFDAQWNDDGHNVLHHLLTGEDEGYYADFSGEPTLKMARCLGEGFIYQGDSNRRGHARGEASGHLPPSAFVLFLQNHDQIGNRAFGERLITLADADALRAATVLMLLSPMVPLLFMGEEWGSRQPFLYFTDHNEELAQAVREGRQREFSEFAVFADRPGGATVPDPNAVQTFTSSRPDYAGSVGQPEFEPWRTLYRELLQLRREQIIPRLAEVRSEGVKVLADNAVSARWQLADGRILRIDVNLSEAFVTSDPMPEGAEPLYLSRVDPDTGMLSPRSVLALLEARG; this is encoded by the coding sequence ATGCCACAACAGCTGCCCAGGCACGGAGCCCATCTGCTTGACCCTCGCACTACCCGCTTCGCGCTCTGGGCACCGGATGCCCGCGAAGTATCCGTCGAACTGGACACTGGCAACATCAGCAACCTCCAACCCGGCACCGACGGCTGGTTCAGCGCGGAAGTGCCCTGCCCGGCCGGCACCGGCTATCGCTTTCTCATCGACGGCCAGCTGCGCGTGCCGGACCCCGCCTCTCGCGCGCAGATCGGTGATGTACACGGCTTCAGCAAGGTGGTCGATCACGCCGCGTTTGAATGGACTACGCAAGGCTGGAAGGGCCGCCCGTGGCACGAAACGATCATCTACGAACTGCATGCCGGCCTGCTGGGCGGCTTCTCTGGCGTCGAATCGTACCTGCCATACCTCAAGGAGCTGGGCATCACCGCCATCGAGCTGATGCCTCTAGGGGAGTTCCCTGGGGCGCGGAACTGGGGCTATGACGGGGTCCTGCCGTTTGCTCCGGAATGCTCGTATGGCTCACCGGATGACCTCAAGCGACTGGTCGACAAGGCCCACGCGCACGGACTGATGGTGTATGTCGACGTGGTCTACAACCACTTCGGTCCGGACGGCAACTACCTGCACGCCTACGCTGAAACCTTCTTCCGCGATGACATCCAGACCCCGTGGGGGCCGTCGATCGACTTCCGGCGCGCCGAGGTCCGGGATTATTTCTGCGAAAACGCGCTGATGTGGATCATGGATTACCGTATCGACGGCCTGCGCCTGGACGCGGTGCACGCCATCAGCGAAAAGGACTTTCTGATCGAGCTCGCGCGCCGCGTACGCGAAGCGGCTGGTCCGGAGCGGCACGTGCATCTGGTACTGGAGAACGAGGACAACAGCGCCAGCCTGCTTGAGCGCGGCTTCGACGCCCAGTGGAATGACGATGGGCACAATGTACTGCACCACCTTCTCACCGGCGAGGATGAGGGCTATTACGCGGACTTCTCCGGCGAGCCGACCTTGAAGATGGCCCGCTGCCTCGGCGAAGGGTTCATCTACCAGGGCGATAGCAATCGTCGCGGCCATGCGCGAGGTGAGGCCAGCGGTCATCTGCCGCCCTCCGCCTTTGTGCTGTTCCTGCAGAACCATGACCAGATCGGCAACCGCGCCTTCGGCGAGCGCCTGATAACGCTGGCCGACGCCGACGCGCTGCGTGCGGCCACCGTGCTAATGCTGCTGTCGCCCATGGTGCCCCTGCTGTTCATGGGCGAGGAATGGGGCTCACGGCAACCGTTCCTGTATTTCACCGATCACAATGAAGAGCTCGCCCAGGCGGTACGTGAAGGCCGCCAACGCGAATTCTCGGAATTCGCGGTGTTCGCCGACAGGCCGGGCGGCGCCACGGTGCCGGATCCGAACGCGGTCCAGACGTTCACCAGCTCGCGCCCGGATTACGCCGGTTCGGTCGGGCAGCCGGAGTTCGAACCCTGGCGCACCCTGTATCGAGAGCTTCTGCAACTGCGCCGCGAGCAGATCATCCCGCGGCTAGCCGAGGTGCGTTCCGAAGGTGTGAAAGTCCTCGCCGACAACGCCGTGTCGGCGCGCTGGCAGCTTGCCGACGGCCGCATATTGCGTATTGACGTGAACCTCAGCGAGGCGTTCGTGACGTCCGACCCGATGCCCGAGGGGGCCGAGCCGCTGTACCTCAGCCGGGTCGACCCCGACACCGGGATGCTGTCACCCCGCAGCGTGCTCGCGCTGCTGGAGGCCCGCGGATGA
- the malQ gene encoding 4-alpha-glucanotransferase, protein MNDALLEQLTQAAGLSIDWTDAFGKAQRVSPENQRALLEALGHHAATEQDIRQSLNRIEQQRNNPTLYPLIPHDQGRPLCFASRFKAGEPYQLTLESGEALDGALDDTSCLPAIDTCGYHHLRIAGQETTVAVAPPACPSVSELTDSEQARIWGITAQVYSLSRHGDGGLGDTAALATLSSDVARHGADAIAISPLHAMFSADLHNYSPYSPSSRMFFNILHSAPEQVLGRQAVSEAIEQCGLQQEMQRLERLELIDWPAASAARLRLLRQLHANLRDSNSESLRDLRQFIEEGGEALEQHCRFEVLHAHMLENGEPGDWRQWSAEYRDPHGIAVQRFAREHQQEIDFHFFAQWLMARCLEQAQRSAVNAGMKIGLIADLAVGAHGAGSQTWTRQSEFLPQVTVGAPPDILNSNGQSWGISAFSPQGLRENGYRAFIEMLRANMVHAGGIRIDHVMGLKRLWVIPEGAPSDAGAYLDFPFEDLLRLIALEAWRNQALIIGEDLGTVPEGLREDLARRNLLGMRVLLFEQDDGQFIPPARWPADALATTTTHDLPSIKGWLNCRDIEARLGAGHRSAEQSDDDRALRAEEKSALDQLLTREGFLDAEQADDDARLEACIELLGSTPAPLALLPLEDVMGSMEQPNLPGPGDEHPNWRRRWPMEAGDMLRDAAITARLKRLGKARQATRNKAT, encoded by the coding sequence ATGAACGATGCGCTATTGGAGCAACTTACCCAGGCTGCCGGTCTGAGCATCGACTGGACAGACGCCTTCGGCAAGGCGCAACGCGTCAGCCCGGAAAACCAGCGCGCGTTGCTCGAAGCGCTCGGCCACCACGCAGCGACCGAGCAGGACATCCGTCAGAGCCTCAATCGAATCGAGCAGCAGCGCAACAATCCAACGCTGTACCCGTTGATACCTCACGACCAGGGCCGGCCGCTGTGTTTCGCCAGCCGTTTCAAAGCGGGCGAGCCCTATCAGCTCACGCTGGAAAGTGGCGAGGCGCTGGACGGCGCCCTGGATGACACTAGCTGCCTGCCAGCAATCGACACCTGCGGCTATCACCACCTGCGGATCGCCGGCCAGGAAACCACAGTGGCGGTTGCACCGCCGGCGTGCCCCAGTGTCAGCGAGCTGACCGACAGCGAACAGGCACGCATCTGGGGAATCACCGCGCAGGTCTACTCGCTGAGCCGTCACGGCGACGGTGGGCTGGGCGATACCGCGGCGCTGGCCACATTGAGCAGCGACGTCGCGCGCCATGGCGCCGATGCCATCGCGATCAGTCCGCTGCATGCAATGTTCAGCGCGGACCTGCACAACTACAGCCCCTACTCGCCGTCGAGTCGCATGTTCTTCAATATCCTGCATTCGGCACCCGAACAGGTGCTGGGCCGGCAGGCGGTCAGCGAGGCGATCGAGCAGTGTGGACTGCAGCAGGAAATGCAGCGGCTGGAGCGACTGGAACTGATCGACTGGCCGGCTGCCTCCGCCGCCCGTCTGCGCCTGCTGCGCCAGCTGCACGCCAATCTGCGCGACTCCAACAGCGAATCCCTGCGTGACCTGCGCCAGTTCATCGAGGAGGGCGGCGAAGCGCTGGAGCAGCACTGCCGCTTTGAAGTGCTGCATGCACATATGCTGGAGAACGGCGAGCCGGGGGACTGGCGTCAATGGTCCGCTGAATACCGCGACCCGCACGGTATCGCCGTGCAGCGCTTCGCTCGCGAACATCAGCAGGAGATCGACTTCCACTTCTTCGCACAGTGGCTGATGGCTCGCTGTCTGGAACAGGCGCAGCGCAGCGCCGTGAATGCCGGAATGAAGATCGGGCTGATCGCCGATCTGGCGGTCGGAGCGCACGGAGCCGGGAGCCAGACCTGGACGCGCCAGAGCGAATTTCTGCCGCAGGTAACAGTCGGTGCCCCACCGGACATTCTAAACAGCAATGGCCAGAGCTGGGGCATCTCCGCGTTCTCGCCGCAGGGCCTGCGCGAAAACGGCTACCGCGCCTTTATCGAAATGCTGCGCGCCAACATGGTCCACGCCGGCGGCATTCGTATCGATCATGTGATGGGGCTCAAGCGCCTCTGGGTCATTCCCGAGGGGGCGCCCTCCGACGCCGGGGCGTATCTGGACTTTCCGTTCGAGGATCTGTTGCGACTCATCGCTCTGGAAGCCTGGCGCAACCAGGCACTGATCATCGGCGAGGATCTGGGGACGGTGCCGGAAGGGCTGCGCGAAGACCTCGCGCGGCGCAATCTGCTGGGTATGCGGGTGCTGTTGTTCGAGCAGGACGACGGTCAGTTCATTCCGCCGGCACGCTGGCCAGCCGATGCGCTGGCGACCACCACCACCCATGATCTGCCGAGCATCAAGGGTTGGCTCAATTGCCGAGACATCGAAGCCCGGCTTGGTGCGGGGCATCGCTCCGCGGAGCAGTCCGATGACGACCGGGCGCTACGCGCGGAGGAAAAATCCGCGCTCGACCAACTACTCACCAGGGAAGGATTTCTCGACGCCGAGCAGGCCGATGACGACGCCAGACTGGAAGCCTGTATCGAATTGCTCGGCAGCACCCCCGCTCCGCTGGCACTTCTGCCGCTGGAGGATGTCATGGGTAGCATGGAACAGCCGAACCTTCCCGGGCCAGGCGACGAGCACCCCAACTGGCGCCGTCGCTGGCCGATGGAAGCTGGCGACATGCTCAGGGACGCGGCAATCACGGCCCGTCTGAAACGACTGGGCAAGGCACGTCAAGCGACGCGGAACAAGGCAACATGA
- a CDS encoding malto-oligosyltrehalose synthase, translating to MTDLRATIRLQFHKDFTLDDAVPLVDYFARLGISHVYASPLLTARPGSMHGYDVLDPTRINPELGGEPALERLVSELRKHNMGLILDIVSNHMAVGGSGNPWWLDVLEWGPMSPYAHFFDIQWQSLDPFMHDQLLVPFLRTDYGEVLSSGELKLHFDAEQGQFFAAHYDHRFPLFPPSYPGVLRASGNEALSTMAEKFQLLDHSAGAWSTARALRKELAEVVSRESLQGAIEQALSHYEPTEASGRKALHALLERQYYRLASWRTAADDINWRRFFDINELGGLRVELPDVFEATHAKVFELVENGSIDGLRIDHVDGLANPRAYCRRLRRRVDSLRGAQGSGHFPIYVEKIIGEGEALPTGWGVDGTTGYEFMNQVSLLQHDVGGREQLETLWNSLSGRPADFLEEVYEARKLVLAGSLAGDLESVAQGLLQIARFHIDTRDLTLGQIRRVLTELVAHFPVYRTYAGATGRSADDQRFFDMAKEGARRMLPEAEWPVLDQLDHWLGGEPLRRLPPGHERSLRNKVLVRFQQLTSPAAAKAVEDTACYRAGVLLSRYDVGFDPQHLGADAATFHEECQNRAQTFPDSMLTTATHDNKRGEDTRARLAVLSERAAWLAEKLQIWQGLAAPLRGELDGAPAPTPGDEAILYQSLLGSWSPTLDVDDADDADGIQAYLERLLGWQEKALREAKLISSWSSPNETYEQACRDFLTRLLTAAEGSELRREIALAVHSIAPAGALNGLVQTMLRLTVPGVPDLYQGCEFWDFNLVDPDNRRPVDFAARVAALQQTPAIDELLGTWRDGRIKQWLIHRILAIRAAQPQLFRHGAYVPLDVEGEHADRVVAFARRYEGDYLVTVVPRTVSTLLGDSPVPLVPTERWGDTRVRLPSPMQDNPLTCALSLNSINPVDGCIAVGKVLAEFPVNLLCSTPHCKESSV from the coding sequence ATGACCGATTTACGGGCGACCATCCGGCTGCAGTTTCATAAAGATTTCACGCTCGACGACGCGGTACCGCTGGTCGATTACTTTGCCAGGCTGGGTATCAGCCATGTCTACGCTTCGCCTCTGCTCACAGCACGGCCCGGCTCCATGCATGGCTACGACGTCCTCGATCCGACGCGCATCAATCCCGAGCTGGGCGGTGAGCCTGCCCTGGAGCGGCTGGTCAGCGAATTGCGCAAGCACAACATGGGGCTGATCCTCGACATCGTCTCCAATCACATGGCCGTCGGCGGCAGCGGCAATCCCTGGTGGCTGGATGTCCTCGAGTGGGGGCCGATGAGCCCGTATGCCCACTTCTTCGACATACAGTGGCAGTCCCTCGACCCGTTCATGCACGACCAGCTGTTGGTGCCATTCCTGCGCACCGACTATGGCGAAGTGCTCTCCAGCGGTGAGCTGAAGCTGCATTTCGACGCCGAGCAGGGACAGTTCTTCGCTGCGCATTATGACCATCGCTTTCCGCTGTTCCCGCCAAGCTATCCCGGAGTGCTGCGCGCCAGTGGCAACGAAGCGCTGAGCACAATGGCCGAGAAATTTCAGTTGCTGGATCACTCGGCCGGTGCCTGGAGCACTGCACGCGCGTTGCGCAAGGAGCTGGCCGAGGTCGTCAGTCGCGAGTCGTTGCAGGGAGCCATCGAACAGGCCCTGTCCCACTATGAGCCGACCGAAGCCAGCGGCCGCAAGGCATTGCACGCTCTGCTGGAGCGTCAGTATTACCGACTGGCAAGCTGGCGCACCGCGGCCGATGACATCAACTGGCGGCGGTTTTTCGATATCAACGAACTGGGTGGGCTGCGTGTCGAACTGCCGGATGTGTTCGAGGCAACGCACGCCAAGGTGTTCGAGCTGGTGGAAAACGGCAGCATCGACGGCCTGCGTATCGATCACGTGGACGGTCTGGCCAACCCGAGGGCCTACTGCAGACGGCTGCGCCGTCGCGTCGACAGCTTGCGCGGGGCGCAGGGCAGCGGGCACTTTCCCATTTATGTCGAAAAGATCATCGGTGAAGGCGAAGCCCTGCCGACCGGCTGGGGCGTCGACGGCACCACGGGTTACGAGTTCATGAACCAGGTCTCGCTGCTGCAGCACGACGTCGGCGGTCGCGAGCAGCTGGAAACGCTGTGGAATTCGCTCAGCGGACGCCCGGCCGATTTCCTCGAAGAGGTATACGAGGCCCGCAAGCTGGTACTGGCCGGCTCCCTCGCCGGCGACCTCGAGTCCGTCGCGCAGGGGTTGTTGCAGATAGCCCGCTTTCACATCGACACCCGCGACCTGACCCTGGGGCAGATCCGCCGGGTGCTGACCGAGCTGGTCGCGCATTTTCCGGTCTACCGCACCTACGCCGGTGCGACAGGTCGCTCGGCGGATGACCAGCGCTTCTTCGATATGGCAAAGGAAGGCGCGCGACGCATGCTGCCGGAAGCGGAATGGCCGGTGCTTGACCAGCTTGATCACTGGCTGGGCGGCGAACCGCTGCGCCGGCTCCCGCCGGGACACGAGCGGAGTTTGCGCAACAAGGTCCTGGTGCGGTTTCAGCAGCTCACCTCCCCCGCGGCGGCAAAGGCGGTGGAGGACACAGCGTGCTATCGCGCCGGCGTGCTGCTCTCGCGCTACGACGTCGGCTTCGATCCGCAACACCTCGGCGCCGATGCAGCGACCTTCCACGAGGAATGCCAGAACCGGGCGCAGACCTTTCCCGACTCGATGCTGACGACCGCCACGCACGACAACAAGCGCGGCGAAGACACGCGGGCACGCCTGGCTGTGCTGAGCGAGCGGGCCGCCTGGCTGGCAGAGAAGCTGCAGATCTGGCAGGGACTCGCCGCACCGCTACGTGGTGAGCTGGACGGCGCGCCCGCACCGACCCCGGGCGACGAGGCCATTCTTTATCAGTCACTGCTTGGCAGCTGGTCGCCGACCCTCGATGTCGACGATGCCGACGATGCCGACGGCATCCAGGCGTATCTCGAACGGCTGCTTGGCTGGCAAGAAAAGGCGCTGCGCGAGGCCAAGCTGATCAGCAGCTGGAGCTCGCCGAATGAAACCTACGAGCAGGCCTGCCGCGACTTCCTGACCCGGTTGCTGACCGCAGCCGAGGGCAGCGAACTGCGTCGGGAGATCGCGCTGGCGGTCCACTCCATCGCACCGGCGGGGGCGCTCAATGGGCTGGTACAGACCATGCTGCGCCTGACCGTGCCGGGGGTACCGGATCTGTATCAGGGCTGCGAGTTCTGGGACTTCAACCTGGTCGATCCGGACAACCGCCGCCCGGTGGATTTCGCTGCCCGGGTCGCCGCCCTGCAGCAGACACCGGCGATCGACGAGCTGCTTGGCACATGGCGCGACGGGCGGATCAAGCAATGGTTGATCCATCGCATACTGGCTATCCGTGCAGCGCAGCCGCAGCTGTTTCGTCATGGTGCCTATGTCCCGCTGGACGTCGAAGGTGAGCATGCCGACCGCGTGGTCGCATTCGCGCGTCGTTATGAGGGCGACTATCTTGTGACAGTAGTGCCACGCACGGTCAGCACCCTGCTCGGTGACAGCCCGGTGCCGCTCGTGCCTACAGAGCGTTGGGGCGACACCCGCGTCCGGCTGCCATCGCCGATGCAGGACAACCCGCTGACCTGCGCCCTGTCCTTGAATTCGATCAATCCGGTGGACGGCTGTATTGCGGTAGGAAAGGTACTCGCCGAGTTTCCAGTCAACCTGTTGTGTTCCACCCCCCATTGCAAGGAGTCAAGCGTATGA
- a CDS encoding DUF2934 domain-containing protein: protein MTINQDRVRQLAYQIWESEGKPEGQEARHWEMARKLAESEQSETPSKPAPRARRVSKPKAAPDADVAKSDAEKPAVLKKPRAPRSTSKTPKV from the coding sequence ATGACTATCAACCAGGATCGCGTGCGGCAGCTCGCTTACCAGATCTGGGAGTCGGAAGGAAAGCCCGAAGGGCAGGAGGCACGTCATTGGGAAATGGCGCGCAAGCTTGCCGAATCCGAGCAGAGCGAAACACCGTCGAAGCCCGCTCCACGCGCTCGACGCGTAAGCAAGCCCAAGGCAGCACCTGATGCTGACGTGGCTAAAAGCGACGCCGAGAAGCCCGCGGTGCTGAAAAAGCCCCGCGCTCCGCGAAGCACGAGCAAGACCCCGAAAGTCTGA
- the glgX gene encoding glycogen debranching protein GlgX has translation MSRQQTPSSAPEVTQRSRVSEGNPFPLGATWDGLGVNFAIFSAHATKVELCLFDSKGEQELERIELPEYTDEIWHGYLPDAHPGMVYGYRVYGPYDPKAGHRFNPNKLLIDPYAKQLVGELIFDEALFGYTIGHPDADLSFDRRDSAPFVPKAKVVDPAFTWGERNWQRIPWDKTVVYETHIKGISMLHPAVPDRLRGTFAGLKNGSLLHHIRSLGVSSVELLPIHAFVNEPHLQDKGLSNYWGYNSIAFFAPHPAYLSSGNINEFKEMVAHLHHAGLEVLLDVVYNHTAEGNEMGPTLSMRGIDNSSYYRLMPDNKRYYINDSGTGNTLDMGHPCVLQMVTDSLRYWASEMGVDGFRFDLATILGRYADGFDERHGFLVACRQDPILSKVKLIAEPWDCGPGGYQVGGFPPGWAEWNDRFRDNVRGFWRGDDGQLPELASRLTASGDHFNQRGRRPFASVNFITAHDGFTLRDTVSYNEKHNEANGEDNNDGSDHNISWNHGAEGPTDDQEIRELRMRQMRNMLATLFFSQGTPMLLAGDEFGRTQHGNNNVYCQDNDIAWIGWDLDEEAHSLLEFTRRLIALRRAYPILRRGRFLIGHYNEELGVKDVTWLTPGGEEMTESQWHDDNARCMGMMLDGRAQPTGIRRSGADATLLLIINSHDDIVNFILPEVAQGSGWVCLIDTNRPEAGSLGRHAFGDEFAVTSRSLLLFELEHQDSN, from the coding sequence ATGAGCAGGCAGCAAACCCCTTCCTCGGCGCCTGAGGTTACTCAGCGCTCGCGTGTTTCTGAAGGCAATCCCTTTCCGCTCGGCGCCACATGGGACGGGTTGGGCGTCAATTTCGCGATCTTCTCCGCGCATGCCACCAAGGTCGAACTGTGCCTGTTCGACAGCAAGGGCGAGCAGGAACTGGAACGTATCGAGCTGCCTGAGTACACGGATGAGATCTGGCATGGCTACCTGCCCGACGCACACCCCGGCATGGTCTACGGGTACCGTGTGTACGGCCCCTACGATCCGAAGGCCGGGCATCGCTTCAACCCCAACAAGTTGCTCATCGACCCCTACGCAAAGCAGTTGGTGGGCGAACTGATCTTCGATGAGGCCCTGTTTGGCTATACGATCGGCCACCCGGACGCGGATTTGAGCTTCGACCGGCGCGACAGCGCGCCCTTCGTGCCCAAGGCCAAGGTTGTCGACCCCGCTTTCACATGGGGCGAACGCAACTGGCAACGTATTCCCTGGGACAAGACTGTCGTCTATGAGACGCACATCAAGGGCATCAGCATGCTGCACCCGGCCGTCCCTGACCGGCTCCGCGGTACCTTCGCCGGCTTGAAAAATGGCTCGCTGCTGCACCATATCCGTTCGCTGGGTGTGTCGAGCGTCGAGCTGCTGCCGATCCACGCCTTCGTCAACGAGCCACATCTGCAGGACAAGGGGCTGTCGAACTACTGGGGCTACAACAGCATCGCCTTCTTCGCGCCCCACCCGGCCTATCTATCCAGCGGCAATATCAACGAGTTCAAGGAAATGGTCGCGCATCTGCACCATGCCGGCCTCGAGGTCCTGCTCGATGTGGTGTACAACCACACCGCCGAGGGCAACGAGATGGGGCCGACCCTCTCAATGCGCGGCATCGACAACAGCAGCTACTACCGGCTGATGCCGGACAACAAGCGCTACTACATCAACGATTCCGGCACTGGCAATACGCTGGACATGGGCCATCCCTGCGTACTACAGATGGTCACGGACTCGCTGCGCTACTGGGCGTCCGAGATGGGTGTCGACGGCTTCCGCTTCGACCTGGCAACCATTCTTGGGCGTTACGCAGATGGCTTCGACGAACGCCACGGGTTCCTCGTCGCCTGTCGCCAGGACCCGATCCTCAGCAAGGTGAAGCTGATTGCCGAACCCTGGGACTGCGGTCCGGGCGGATACCAGGTGGGTGGCTTCCCGCCCGGCTGGGCGGAATGGAACGACCGGTTCCGTGACAACGTTCGCGGCTTCTGGCGCGGCGATGACGGGCAGCTGCCCGAGCTGGCAAGCCGCCTGACCGCCTCTGGAGATCACTTCAACCAGCGCGGTCGGCGTCCCTTCGCCTCGGTCAACTTCATTACCGCCCACGATGGTTTCACCCTGCGCGATACGGTCTCGTACAACGAGAAGCACAACGAGGCCAATGGTGAAGACAACAACGATGGCAGTGACCACAACATCTCCTGGAATCACGGTGCAGAAGGCCCTACTGATGATCAGGAGATTCGCGAACTGCGGATGCGCCAGATGCGCAACATGCTGGCGACGCTGTTCTTCTCCCAGGGCACGCCCATGCTGCTGGCTGGCGACGAGTTTGGCCGTACCCAGCACGGCAACAACAACGTCTACTGCCAGGATAACGACATCGCCTGGATCGGTTGGGATCTGGATGAGGAGGCGCACAGCCTGCTCGAATTCACGCGGCGCCTGATTGCCCTGCGCCGCGCTTACCCGATCCTCCGTCGTGGCCGGTTCCTCATTGGTCATTACAACGAGGAACTGGGCGTCAAGGATGTAACCTGGCTTACCCCTGGCGGTGAGGAGATGACCGAGTCGCAGTGGCATGACGACAATGCCCGCTGTATGGGCATGATGCTTGACGGCCGCGCGCAGCCCACGGGCATCCGCCGTAGCGGTGCGGATGCGACCCTGCTGCTTATCATCAATTCGCATGATGACATCGTGAACTTTATCCTCCCGGAAGTTGCCCAAGGCTCAGGCTGGGTCTGTCTGATCGATACCAATCGACCCGAAGCCGGTTCACTCGGGCGCCACGCGTTCGGCGATGAATTCGCGGTAACCAGCCGATCTCTGTTGTTGTTTGAACTAGAACATCAGGACTCGAACTAG
- a CDS encoding PIG-L deacetylase family protein: MKFEDIGHSGTPLHAWKSSARLASLPAVSCDELVPSHARAVVLAPHPDDEILGSGGILQLLARLKRNLMLISVTNGSASHPESTLWTSERLGIIRPQESAEALRRLGLYMNGLQWIHGGFPDNHVADRLDDLKSFLRTYLRPTDVVFTPWRGDGHVDHQAVADAALSVGMEIGAAVYEVPIWAWNWASPEDPRLPWERAHKVHLDRWTQARKRHAIQAFASQLTPDPSSGQTPPLNPATLERLQQAFEVVFL; encoded by the coding sequence ATGAAGTTCGAAGATATCGGCCACAGCGGCACACCCCTGCACGCCTGGAAAAGTTCGGCGCGTCTGGCATCCTTGCCGGCGGTGAGCTGCGACGAGCTGGTGCCATCGCATGCGCGGGCCGTGGTTCTGGCGCCACATCCGGACGACGAGATTCTTGGGAGCGGCGGCATTCTGCAGCTGCTCGCACGGCTCAAACGCAACCTCATGCTCATTTCGGTCACCAATGGCAGCGCCAGCCACCCCGAATCGACCCTCTGGACCAGTGAACGGCTCGGCATCATCCGCCCGCAGGAAAGCGCCGAGGCGCTGCGGCGCCTTGGGCTCTACATGAACGGGCTGCAGTGGATTCACGGCGGATTCCCTGACAATCACGTGGCCGACCGCCTGGACGACCTGAAAAGCTTCCTGCGCACCTACCTGCGGCCTACCGATGTGGTGTTCACGCCCTGGCGCGGTGACGGTCATGTCGATCACCAAGCCGTGGCGGATGCAGCACTCTCGGTTGGCATGGAGATCGGCGCGGCCGTCTACGAGGTACCGATCTGGGCGTGGAACTGGGCCAGTCCCGAGGATCCCCGTCTTCCATGGGAGCGGGCACACAAGGTGCATCTTGATCGCTGGACGCAGGCGCGCAAGCGCCACGCCATCCAGGCCTTCGCCAGCCAGCTGACGCCTGACCCCTCCAGCGGCCAGACCCCGCCGCTGAATCCCGCGACGCTTGAACGTCTGCAACAGGCCTTCGAAGTCGTATTTCTCTGA